Proteins from one bacterium genomic window:
- a CDS encoding OmpA family protein, with protein MGKLRLLMLLLLLIFSVSQAQVWENGKGIMLYTSGVKFLGDAEDRAAVGNISGIGLKYAPGSLVLLDLQAGYGSFKPSLPGSHFEKNAYSPYRTFLFPFTLGARVAANKANPIKPYLTLGAGILYWDLRYQSGEKRSFWQDHQWRWGERISGWRKNGLLYQGLGLELFFTPAISLDLQARFSSLIHLRRDNTGEDDINSQVLQIMAGLTWYWGYQRDRDHDGILDKYDLEPLKPEDFDGFQDQDGAPDLDNDQDGIPDACDLMPMEAEDKDNFEDHDGAPDYDNDRDGIPDDKDLCPAAPEDLDGYEDQDGCPDLDNDRDGIPDADDQCPNQKEDMDGFEDKDGCPDPDNDGDGIPDTIDKCPNQAETVNGYLDGDGCPEMTDTDGDGIPDDRDRCPDQAENKNGFQDEDGCPDEMQVKQPELSGSAIILTGVTFATGKATLTEESLPVLDETANSLILDRSAIVEIRGYTDNVGKAEDNQLLSERRAETVRRYLISKGISADRITAIGFGERYPIADNSTPEGRAKNRRIEFVRIK; from the coding sequence ATGGGCAAATTACGTTTGCTGATGCTCCTGCTGCTTCTCATCTTCTCTGTTTCTCAGGCACAGGTCTGGGAGAACGGCAAAGGCATCATGCTCTACACCAGCGGAGTCAAATTTCTTGGCGATGCAGAGGATCGCGCGGCGGTCGGCAACATCTCGGGCATCGGCTTGAAATATGCGCCGGGCAGTCTGGTACTGCTCGATCTGCAGGCCGGATACGGCAGTTTCAAACCCAGCCTGCCGGGATCGCACTTTGAAAAAAACGCCTACAGCCCGTATCGAACTTTTCTCTTTCCCTTTACCCTGGGGGCCAGAGTCGCCGCCAACAAAGCCAACCCCATCAAACCTTATCTGACTCTGGGAGCCGGCATTCTTTATTGGGACCTTCGTTATCAGTCTGGAGAAAAACGGTCCTTTTGGCAGGATCACCAATGGCGCTGGGGCGAAAGGATCAGCGGCTGGCGCAAGAACGGCCTGCTCTACCAGGGACTGGGGCTTGAACTCTTTTTCACCCCGGCCATCTCGCTGGATCTGCAGGCGCGTTTCAGCAGTCTCATCCATCTGCGTCGGGACAACACCGGCGAAGACGACATCAATTCCCAGGTCCTGCAAATCATGGCAGGCTTGACCTGGTACTGGGGCTATCAACGCGACCGCGACCATGACGGCATTCTTGACAAGTACGATCTCGAGCCGCTCAAACCGGAAGATTTTGACGGATTTCAAGACCAAGACGGCGCCCCGGATCTTGACAACGACCAGGACGGTATACCCGATGCCTGCGACCTCATGCCCATGGAGGCAGAAGATAAAGATAATTTCGAAGATCATGACGGCGCACCGGATTATGACAATGACCGGGATGGCATACCGGACGACAAAGATCTGTGCCCCGCTGCGCCGGAAGACCTGGACGGTTACGAAGATCAGGACGGCTGCCCGGATCTAGATAACGACCGCGACGGAATCCCCGATGCGGACGATCAATGTCCGAACCAAAAAGAGGACATGGATGGGTTTGAGGACAAAGACGGATGTCCAGACCCGGACAACGACGGCGATGGCATACCGGATACGATAGATAAATGCCCCAACCAGGCCGAAACGGTGAACGGGTATCTGGACGGCGACGGATGTCCTGAAATGACTGACACGGATGGCGATGGAATTCCCGATGACCGCGATCGCTGCCCGGATCAGGCGGAAAATAAAAACGGCTTTCAGGATGAAGACGGCTGTCCGGACGAGATGCAGGTTAAGCAACCCGAGCTGAGCGGTTCAGCCATTATTCTGACCGGAGTAACTTTTGCGACAGGAAAAGCGACATTGACCGAGGAATCGCTGCCGGTGCTGGATGAGACCGCCAACAGCCTGATCCTCGACCGGTCAGCTATTGTTGAGATCCGCGGCTATACCGACAATGTGGGCAAAGCGGAGGACAACCAACTGCTCTCCGAACGGCGTGCGGAAACGGTTCGCCGTTACCTGATCAGCAAAGGCATCTCCGCAGACCGTATCACGGCCATCGGCTTCGGCGAACGCTACCCCATCGCAGACAACAGCACACCGGAGGGCAGGGCGAAAAATAGGCGGATCGAATTCGTCCGCATCAAATAA
- a CDS encoding DUF4153 domain-containing protein — MKLPSMQEIGREFFRLCSRFPLVVINALVGTAAALVLIDHQGPSQPTVFVNILLAAGLGFPLLLGLALIAEKRKWSKPASLAVQAAGIILLILYGCSVPSFLENAPAEHLVRFFLLLFGLALFVSVAPFARSQEQNGFWHYNKTLVYRFVTAAFYAGVLQAGLSLALVALDQLFGIDITDKRYGELWALLVGVFGASFFLAGIPENLSECEKERDYPKSLKIFAQYILSTVVLVYLVILYAYMAKILLAWSWPQGWVSKLILGFSAVGLVALLLLYPIREQKETPWSRILWRWFFIVLIPLIIMLPLAVWRRISEYGLTEGRYLALALAVFLIILTLYYNLSKRKDVRVIPGLLCIMALFVCFGPWSVFTVSADSQKTRLQQLLLKNNLLVNHAVQKTATDVPAEDAVQISSILSYLYEMHGYETIQPWFAEELSKESKGRLERLKPAEVAEKMGIKYSRGASVEWGDVRLLGGDNQDRLVVKGYDFLLRGQFIGQESKELVLLENRLSCTVEAGLNAAVFTWKDNDASTDTMRLDLKGLVQRLHEEYSRIDPDRIPLEKMSVSAAKGALRVKIYLSHIRYQFKENQIMPMNGRMDILYSIGE; from the coding sequence ATGAAACTGCCTTCCATGCAGGAGATAGGGCGAGAGTTTTTCCGCCTGTGCTCTCGTTTTCCATTGGTTGTAATCAATGCTCTGGTGGGAACCGCAGCAGCCCTGGTATTGATCGACCATCAGGGCCCCAGCCAACCAACCGTTTTCGTCAACATCCTGCTGGCAGCGGGCCTCGGCTTCCCGCTGCTGCTGGGTTTAGCGCTGATCGCTGAAAAGAGAAAATGGTCGAAACCCGCTTCTTTGGCGGTTCAGGCAGCGGGCATCATACTGCTCATCCTCTACGGCTGCTCGGTCCCTTCTTTTCTTGAAAACGCTCCTGCTGAGCATCTTGTACGTTTCTTCCTCCTGCTGTTCGGGCTGGCTCTGTTTGTCAGCGTGGCGCCTTTTGCCCGTTCCCAGGAACAAAACGGCTTTTGGCATTACAACAAAACGCTGGTCTACCGCTTCGTCACAGCCGCGTTCTATGCCGGAGTGTTGCAGGCCGGGCTGTCCCTGGCGCTGGTCGCTCTGGACCAGCTGTTCGGCATCGACATTACCGACAAACGATACGGCGAGCTGTGGGCCCTGCTGGTGGGAGTGTTCGGCGCCTCTTTTTTTCTCGCCGGCATCCCTGAGAATTTATCCGAATGCGAAAAAGAAAGAGACTATCCCAAAAGCCTCAAGATATTCGCCCAGTACATACTCTCCACAGTGGTGCTGGTGTATCTGGTCATCCTCTATGCCTATATGGCTAAAATCCTTCTCGCCTGGAGCTGGCCGCAGGGATGGGTCAGCAAACTGATCCTGGGCTTTTCCGCCGTCGGCCTGGTGGCTTTGCTGCTGCTTTACCCCATCCGCGAACAAAAAGAGACTCCCTGGAGCCGGATCCTCTGGCGATGGTTTTTCATTGTGCTGATCCCGCTGATCATCATGCTGCCTTTGGCCGTTTGGCGAAGAATCTCCGAATACGGCCTTACCGAGGGCCGCTACCTCGCTCTGGCGTTGGCGGTCTTTCTCATTATTCTGACACTCTATTATAACCTGAGCAAACGCAAAGATGTCAGGGTCATTCCAGGGCTGTTGTGCATCATGGCCCTGTTCGTGTGCTTTGGCCCGTGGAGCGTTTTCACGGTTTCAGCCGACAGCCAAAAGACAAGGCTTCAGCAGTTGTTGCTGAAAAACAACCTTTTGGTCAATCATGCAGTTCAAAAAACTGCGACAGATGTTCCCGCAGAGGACGCCGTGCAGATCAGTTCGATCCTCTCCTATCTGTACGAGATGCATGGATATGAAACCATTCAGCCCTGGTTTGCCGAAGAGTTGAGCAAAGAATCAAAAGGCCGTTTGGAGCGGCTGAAGCCGGCAGAGGTGGCGGAAAAGATGGGGATAAAATATTCGCGCGGTGCAAGCGTAGAATGGGGTGATGTGCGGTTACTGGGCGGCGACAACCAGGACCGACTTGTCGTAAAGGGGTACGATTTTTTACTGAGGGGGCAGTTCATCGGACAGGAGAGCAAAGAGCTGGTGCTCCTCGAAAACAGATTATCGTGCACGGTTGAAGCGGGGCTGAATGCCGCAGTCTTTACGTGGAAGGATAACGACGCTTCCACGGATACCATGCGGCTCGATTTAAAGGGGCTGGTACAGCGGCTGCACGAGGAATACAGCAGAATCGATCCGGATCGGATTCCTTTAGAAAAAATGTCTGTATCTGCGGCGAAAGGAGCTCTGCGGGTTAAAATATATCTTTCGCACATCCGCTACCAATTCAAGGAAAACCAGATCATGCCGATGAATGGCAGGATGGATATTTTATATTCTATAGGAGAATAA
- a CDS encoding 6-phospho-beta-glucosidase, with amino-acid sequence MKIAIVGAGSTYTPELIEGLIGISADTAVDEIWLLDIPVSERKFRIVGSLSERMLKKTGQEALLHRTYDARAALQGADFIIFQFRAGLLQGRVQDEKIPLEFGLIGQETTGMGGLACSLRAFPIIEQYVNLIEQVAPRAWIINFSNPSGTLTEFMVNHLRHQRCIGLCNVPIEFVLETAKAFACEPDQVFLKYYGLNHLSWAEKVLIQGQDRTAEMWDRFKMNMKNIPQSDYEPQFLAQLKLLPNPYLRYYYMTDRMLAAEIQERDSQGTRGEVIQRIEEQLLQLYSREDLDEKPELLSQRGGFMYSTVATGLMRDMALDRNTIHIVNTRNNGAINHLPDDYILEIPARIRRNGPAPIPLGACHPATTGLIHTIKNVERLIIEGYAAQQDDLIKTAMLIHPLGPKESQLEALWQRLYQANRATMAAVE; translated from the coding sequence ATGAAAATTGCCATTGTCGGCGCAGGCAGCACCTATACTCCGGAGCTTATCGAAGGATTGATCGGCATTTCAGCCGACACAGCCGTTGATGAAATCTGGCTGCTCGATATTCCGGTCAGCGAAAGGAAATTCCGCATCGTCGGCAGCCTGAGCGAACGCATGCTGAAAAAAACAGGACAAGAGGCTCTGCTGCACAGAACCTATGACGCACGGGCCGCGCTGCAGGGTGCGGATTTTATCATTTTTCAGTTTCGCGCCGGGCTGTTGCAGGGCCGCGTTCAGGATGAAAAAATACCCCTGGAGTTCGGCCTGATCGGACAGGAGACCACCGGCATGGGCGGGTTGGCCTGCAGCCTGCGCGCTTTTCCGATCATCGAGCAGTATGTGAATCTGATCGAACAGGTCGCTCCCCGCGCCTGGATTATCAATTTCTCCAATCCATCAGGCACCCTCACCGAATTCATGGTCAACCATCTGCGCCATCAACGCTGCATCGGTCTGTGCAACGTGCCCATCGAATTCGTGCTGGAAACCGCCAAGGCGTTCGCTTGTGAACCGGATCAGGTTTTCCTGAAATATTATGGACTCAATCATCTCTCCTGGGCGGAAAAAGTGCTCATCCAGGGTCAGGACCGCACCGCCGAGATGTGGGACCGGTTCAAAATGAATATGAAAAACATACCGCAGAGCGATTATGAACCGCAATTCCTCGCCCAGCTCAAGCTTTTGCCCAATCCTTATCTGCGCTATTACTATATGACCGACCGCATGCTGGCGGCGGAGATTCAGGAGCGCGATTCACAGGGAACCCGCGGGGAGGTGATCCAACGGATCGAGGAGCAGCTCCTGCAGCTCTACAGCCGCGAGGACTTGGATGAAAAGCCGGAGCTGCTCAGCCAACGCGGCGGTTTCATGTATTCCACGGTGGCAACCGGACTGATGCGTGACATGGCGCTGGACCGCAACACCATACACATCGTCAACACCCGCAACAACGGCGCGATCAACCACCTGCCCGACGACTATATTCTGGAGATACCCGCCCGAATAAGGCGGAACGGGCCGGCGCCTATTCCGCTCGGCGCCTGTCATCCGGCGACCACCGGATTGATCCACACGATTAAAAACGTGGAGCGACTGATCATCGAAGGATATGCTGCACAGCAGGATGACCTGATCAAAACCGCCATGCTCATCCATCCCCTCGGCCCGAAAGAATCTCAGCTGGAAGCACTCTGGCAGCGTCTGTACCAGGCCAACCGCGCGACCATGGCCGCCGTTGAATAA